A region from the Acomys russatus chromosome 24, mAcoRus1.1, whole genome shotgun sequence genome encodes:
- the Smtnl1 gene encoding smoothelin-like protein 1 has product MEQTEGNPSEDGTTVSPTAGNLGTPGCQGTAEEVAKDTVGTSDKGGPPDGAAHPCEAASEGVLSGERPGEANVLDDLKADTQGEASGKEEAKADLTEEDSREEATTVASQEDADKKEETKPEPSEVNGKEEAALASKKQEADEKETNLESKEKLDVNDKAKPEPKEDARAEVAVKEAENESQNKADVKDQDEAELQEVDGKEIKSDTKELVEPGSPTEEREQGKENEAEERAEVIPSSPEEWPESPTDEGPSLSPEGLGPDSTASAETSPSASESSPTEVPQSPTEPLPSEEKKERTPERRVSASTRPRGPRAQNRKAIMDKFGGAASGPTALFRNTKAAGAAVGSVKNMLLEWCRAMTRNYEHVDIQNFSSSWSSGMAFCALIHKFFPDAFDYAELDPTKRRHNFTLAFSTAEKLADCAQLLEVDDMVRLAVPDSKCVYTYIQELYRSLVQKGLVKTKKK; this is encoded by the exons ATGGAACAGACAGAAGGGAATCCCTCTGAGGATGGAACCACTGTCTCTCCAACTGCAGGGAATCTTGGGACACCTGGATGTCAAGGCACGGCAGAAGAGGTGGCCAAAGACACAGTTGGGACAAGTGACAAAGGAGGTCCTCCAGATGGGGCAGCACATCCGTGCGAAGCAGCATCTGAGGGTGTCCTGTCAGGGGAACGGCCCGGCGAAGCAAATGTGTTAGATGACCTCAAGGCAGACACGCAAGGGGAGGCCAGTGGGAAAGAGGAAGCCAAGGCTGACCTTACAGAGGAGGACAGTCGGGAGGAAGCCACCACTGTGGCTTCTCAGGAAGATGCtgacaagaaggaagaaacaaaacctgAACCCAGTGAGGTTAATGGAAAAGAGGAGGCCGCACTGGCCTCGAAGAAGCAGGAGGCTGATGAGAAAGAGACCAATCTGGAATCTAAGGAGAAATTGGATGTGAATGATAAGGCCAAGCCTGAACCCAAGGAGGATGCCAGGGCAGAGGTTGCTGTCAAAGAGGCTGAAAATGAGTCTCAGAACAAAGCTGATGTGAAAGACCAGGATGAGGCCGAGCTTCAGGAAGTTGACGGAAAAGAGATCAAAAGTGACACAAAGGAGCTGGTG GAGCCAGGGAGTCCTACTGAAGAGCGGGAGCAGGGTAAGGAaaatgaagcagaagaaagagcCGAGGTGATTCCCAGCTCCCCCGAGGAGTGGCCTGAGAGCCCCACAGATGAGGGACCCAGCCTCAGCCCAG AAGGTTTGGGTCCGGACTCCACAGCATCTGCGGAGACCAGTCCTTCAGCCAG TGAGTCTTCGCCCACTGAGGTGCCGCAGAGCCCCACAGAGCCTCTACCCTCGGAGGAAAAGAAGGAACGGACACCAGAACGCAGGGTGTCGGCCTCTACCCGGCCACGGGGACCCCGCGCGCAGAATCGGAAAGCCATCATGGACAAGTTTGGAGG ggCAGCCTCCGGCCCCACTGCGCTGTTCCGGAACACGAAGGCAGCCGGGGCAGCCGTTGGTAGTGTTAAGAACATGCTTTTGGAGTGGTGCCGGGCCATGACGAGAAACTACGAG CACGTGGACATCCAGAACTTCTCCTCCAGTTGGAGCAGCGGCATGGCCTTCTGCGCCCTCATCCACAAGTTCTTCCCAGATGCCTTCGACTACGCAGAGCTGGACCCAACGAAGCGCCGGCACAACTTCACTCTAGCCTTCTCCACTGCCGA gAAACTAGCCGACTGTGCGCAGCTGCTGGAGGTGGACGACATGGTGCGGCTGGCAGTGCCCGATTCCAAGTGTGTCTACACCTACATCCAGGAGCTGTACCGTAGCCTCGTGCAGAAAGGGCTGGTGAAGACGAAAAAGAAGTAA
- the Ube2l6 gene encoding ubiquitin/ISG15-conjugating enzyme E2 L6 isoform X1 has protein sequence MLLLPDQLPYGLKAFRLQIDFPREYPLRPPTLKFITKIYHPNVSEDGLVCLPLISTENWKPLTKIYQVLEALNVLVSRPDLEEPVRLELADLLTQNPETFWRNAEEFTLQFGVDRPS, from the exons ATGCTCCTGCTGCCC GACCAACTTCCCTACGGACTCAAGGCCTTCAGACTGCAAATTGACTTCCCCAGGGAGTATCCACTTAGGCCTCCCACTTTGAAATTCATCACCAAGATCTACCACCCCAATGTCAGTGAGGATGGGCTGGTGTGCCTGCCCCTCATCAGCACCGAGAACTGGAAGCCTTTAACCAAGATTTATCAAG TCTTGGAGGCCCTCAATGTTCTGGTGAGCAGGCCAGATCTGGAAGAGCCCGTGCGTTTAGAGCTTGCCGACCTCCTGACTCAGAACCCAGAGACATTCTGGAGGAACGCAGAGGAGTTCACCCTGCAGTTTGGAGTGGACCGACCCTCTTAG
- the Ube2l6 gene encoding ubiquitin/ISG15-conjugating enzyme E2 L6 isoform X2, producing MGTLWDQLPYGLKAFRLQIDFPREYPLRPPTLKFITKIYHPNVSEDGLVCLPLISTENWKPLTKIYQVLEALNVLVSRPDLEEPVRLELADLLTQNPETFWRNAEEFTLQFGVDRPS from the exons ATGGGGACTCTTTGG GACCAACTTCCCTACGGACTCAAGGCCTTCAGACTGCAAATTGACTTCCCCAGGGAGTATCCACTTAGGCCTCCCACTTTGAAATTCATCACCAAGATCTACCACCCCAATGTCAGTGAGGATGGGCTGGTGTGCCTGCCCCTCATCAGCACCGAGAACTGGAAGCCTTTAACCAAGATTTATCAAG TCTTGGAGGCCCTCAATGTTCTGGTGAGCAGGCCAGATCTGGAAGAGCCCGTGCGTTTAGAGCTTGCCGACCTCCTGACTCAGAACCCAGAGACATTCTGGAGGAACGCAGAGGAGTTCACCCTGCAGTTTGGAGTGGACCGACCCTCTTAG